One Funiculus sociatus GB2-C1 DNA segment encodes these proteins:
- a CDS encoding DUF1802 family protein: MQSTTTTTNTTHAFKEWATAVDALEQGKTIMLLRKGGIREEGNRFQVAQKEVLLYPTFEHQQPNLLKAEYSHLVKTVPSGWHPETIRIGAWAKITDIFQVSDEAAVKALLPYHIWNEQFVSDRLKWKPRTPLYVLLLRTYKLPQPEIITYSPEYGGCKSWIDLAQPLTIEGAKPVLDDAEYAEKTAQIRQIVNREAGD; encoded by the coding sequence ATGCAATCCACTACAACCACTACAAATACTACTCACGCCTTCAAAGAATGGGCAACTGCTGTTGATGCTTTAGAACAAGGCAAAACGATTATGCTGCTACGCAAAGGCGGCATCCGCGAGGAGGGAAACCGCTTTCAAGTTGCCCAAAAAGAAGTTTTGCTTTACCCAACATTTGAACATCAACAGCCGAATTTGCTAAAAGCTGAATATTCCCACCTGGTGAAAACAGTGCCGTCAGGCTGGCATCCTGAGACTATCAGAATTGGCGCTTGGGCTAAAATTACCGATATTTTCCAGGTAAGTGACGAAGCGGCTGTTAAGGCGCTGCTACCTTACCATATCTGGAACGAGCAATTTGTAAGCGATCGCCTGAAATGGAAGCCGCGAACTCCCCTTTATGTGCTGCTGCTACGCACTTACAAACTTCCCCAACCAGAGATAATTACCTATAGTCCGGAATACGGCGGCTGCAAGTCATGGATCGATCTTGCCCAACCGCTAACAATTGAAGGCGCAAAACCAGTCTTGGATGATGCGGAGTATGCCGAAAAAACAGCCCAAATCCGCCAGATTGTGAATAGGGAGGCTGGGGACTAG
- a CDS encoding aldo/keto reductase: MQTRSLGTSEIQITPIIMGTWQAGKKMWVGIEDADTIKAIRAAFDAGITTVDTAEVYGEGHSEQIVAQALSDVRDKAVYATKVFANHLKYDQVIEACDRSLKNLNTDYIDLYQIHWPAGTFKSEIVPIEETMNALNHLKEQGKIRAIGVSNFNRAQLEEAAQYGRIDSLQPPYSLFWRWVEKDLTPYCVENNISIVAYSPLAQGLLTGKFEPGHKFDPQDNRAKNKLFQGENYDRAQSALDKLRPIAERHECSLAQLALAWLIAQPQANAIAGARNEQQAVDNAKAGDINLSADEAQQIDAIGRIVTDHLDDNPVMWNW, translated from the coding sequence ATGCAAACGCGATCGCTTGGCACTTCCGAAATCCAAATCACGCCTATCATCATGGGTACATGGCAAGCTGGCAAAAAGATGTGGGTGGGAATTGAAGATGCCGACACTATAAAAGCAATACGGGCGGCGTTTGATGCTGGTATTACAACAGTTGATACCGCTGAAGTCTACGGAGAAGGACACTCTGAACAGATTGTCGCCCAAGCCCTCTCAGATGTGCGCGACAAAGCAGTGTATGCCACAAAGGTGTTTGCCAACCATCTCAAGTATGACCAAGTGATAGAGGCGTGCGATCGCTCTCTCAAAAACCTAAACACCGATTACATCGATTTATACCAAATTCACTGGCCTGCTGGCACATTTAAAAGTGAAATTGTCCCCATTGAGGAGACAATGAACGCTTTAAACCATCTGAAAGAACAAGGTAAAATTCGCGCAATCGGCGTTTCTAATTTCAACCGCGCTCAATTAGAAGAAGCCGCCCAATATGGACGCATTGATAGTTTGCAACCGCCTTATTCTCTATTTTGGCGTTGGGTAGAAAAAGATTTAACTCCTTACTGCGTCGAAAACAATATTTCCATCGTTGCCTATTCTCCTCTTGCTCAAGGATTATTAACTGGTAAATTTGAACCAGGACATAAATTCGACCCCCAAGATAACCGCGCTAAAAATAAACTCTTTCAAGGAGAGAATTACGATCGCGCTCAGTCAGCTTTAGACAAACTGCGTCCGATTGCTGAACGCCATGAGTGTAGCCTAGCTCAGTTAGCGTTAGCTTGGTTAATTGCCCAACCACAGGCGAATGCGATCGCAGGCGCAAGAAACGAGCAACAAGCCGTAGACAACGCCAAAGCCGGTGATATTAATTTATCTGCTGATGAGGCGCAACAAATTGACGCAATTGGGCGAATTGTCACCGACCATTTGGATGATAATCCTGTCATGTGGAATTGGTAA
- a CDS encoding Rpn family recombination-promoting nuclease/putative transposase, translated as MAKAADIGSKRLISLAKTGWVQWVTQNPDIVAGEFLDSQFQWLSRESDVLVKANSPEHGDFLVLNEIQLNYQVRMPKRMRAYAALAEEKYNLPVYPVLINIRQPSETIVVARYDSEFMGLRSRQDYRVINLWEVDAEIAFQPSLPSLLPFVPMLRGGGEEYVVRRAVQRLREDEQLNELEPLLAFFAGFVLETRLVQQIMRWDMAVLRESPWYQEILREGQQLGMQQGMQQGLLSGIELALELKFGTEGLQLMPEISNIQDVERLKAIAQAIKTVNSLDELRSRITAS; from the coding sequence ATGGCAAAAGCCGCAGATATTGGCAGCAAACGTTTAATCAGTTTGGCAAAGACTGGCTGGGTGCAATGGGTGACACAAAACCCCGATATCGTAGCTGGAGAATTTCTTGATTCACAATTCCAGTGGCTCAGCCGTGAAAGTGATGTCTTAGTAAAAGCCAACAGCCCGGAACACGGCGATTTTTTAGTGCTTAACGAGATACAATTAAACTATCAAGTTCGGATGCCGAAGCGGATGCGGGCTTATGCAGCACTAGCAGAAGAAAAGTACAACTTGCCAGTTTATCCGGTGCTGATTAACATTAGGCAACCCTCAGAAACAATTGTAGTGGCACGCTACGACTCTGAATTTATGGGGTTGCGATCGCGTCAAGATTATCGAGTAATTAATCTCTGGGAAGTAGACGCTGAAATTGCTTTTCAACCATCACTACCATCTTTACTACCTTTTGTGCCAATGTTGAGGGGCGGAGGTGAGGAGTATGTAGTCAGACGCGCCGTACAGCGTCTAAGAGAAGATGAACAGTTAAACGAGCTAGAACCCCTGTTAGCGTTCTTTGCTGGTTTCGTCTTAGAAACTCGTTTAGTACAACAGATTATGAGGTGGGATATGGCTGTGTTAAGGGAATCTCCTTGGTATCAAGAGATTTTAAGAGAAGGACAACAACTAGGGATGCAGCAGGGAATGCAGCAAGGGCTGCTGTCAGGTATTGAACTGGCTTTAGAGTTAAAATTCGGCACTGAGGGCTTACAGCTAATGCCGGAAATCTCTAATATTCAGGATGTGGAACGATTGAAAGCGATCGCGCAAGCAATCAAAACGGTAAATTCTTTGGATGAACTGCGATCGCGTATAACGGCAAGCTAA
- a CDS encoding ABC transporter ATP-binding protein yields the protein MLHINKLSKSYGKRPVLQDLSLHISPGEIYGLLGPNGAGKTTTINIVCNLSKADSGEIRINNQPVSEATKRLVGVAPQENLLYKTLSCEENLNFFARIYGLNSEQRRQQVKACLEAVNLASRAKSPVETLSGGMQRRLNIAVALVHLPKLVILDEPTTGLDVESRYEVWELIRSLKDKGITVLLTTHLLDEAERLCQRVGILKNGSILAEGSLSQLRQLIPAVEVVVVQTSEEERAIARAKEYNFAVRRYGDDLAFWLPEPLELKEIIARFDGIPLDSISRQAVRLEHIYVEVTNRPGPEDAERGGEE from the coding sequence ATGCTCCACATCAATAAGCTAAGTAAGTCTTACGGAAAGCGCCCGGTTTTACAAGATTTATCGCTACATATCTCACCTGGAGAAATTTACGGGTTACTGGGGCCAAATGGCGCAGGGAAAACGACGACTATTAATATAGTTTGTAATTTGAGTAAGGCTGATAGTGGTGAGATTAGGATTAATAACCAGCCTGTCTCGGAAGCAACAAAGAGGTTAGTTGGTGTAGCGCCGCAAGAAAATTTGCTTTATAAAACTCTAAGCTGTGAGGAAAATCTTAATTTCTTTGCGCGAATTTACGGTTTAAATAGTGAGCAGCGTCGTCAACAGGTAAAAGCTTGTTTGGAGGCTGTCAATTTAGCAAGTCGCGCTAAAAGTCCGGTGGAAACTCTTAGCGGTGGGATGCAGCGGCGGTTGAATATTGCTGTGGCGTTGGTTCATCTGCCAAAGTTGGTAATTTTGGATGAACCGACGACGGGTTTAGATGTTGAGTCGCGTTATGAAGTTTGGGAGTTAATTCGGAGTCTCAAAGATAAGGGAATTACGGTTTTGTTGACGACGCATTTGTTAGATGAGGCTGAGCGTCTTTGTCAAAGAGTTGGTATTCTAAAAAATGGTTCTATTTTGGCTGAGGGGAGTTTATCACAACTTCGGCAATTAATTCCAGCGGTGGAGGTTGTGGTGGTGCAAACGTCGGAGGAAGAGAGAGCGATCGCGCGTGCTAAAGAATATAATTTCGCTGTCCGGCGTTATGGTGATGATTTGGCTTTCTGGTTGCCGGAGCCTTTAGAATTGAAGGAGATTATTGCGCGTTTTGATGGTATTCCTCTGGATTCAATTTCGCGTCAAGCTGTACGGCTAGAGCATATTTATGTTGAGGTGACGAACCGCCCAGGCCCAGAAGACGCAGAGAGAGGAGGGGAAGAGTAG
- a CDS encoding ABC transporter permease translates to MKYGRETLAVCQRILIELLRRRRSLIFWCIFPFSVLFLSGFILAERAKLSIAQAFEFAAPSTLVGAALFFSCLGGSVATVVSEREQQTLKRLFISPLSGTSYFLGIFLAHSCIGIGQALLVYTIAAFWNARFQGSLLLGSLIILLSIISYVGVGFILGTQFARRTEDVNALVAAFGVPLLILGGAFLPTSLFPQTLLDIAKYNPIYHMNVALVGVSANGYSLDKIAPHFWFLCVFAVFMVAGGWLSYRRMLSVERRL, encoded by the coding sequence ATGAAATACGGGCGCGAAACGCTGGCAGTTTGCCAACGCATCTTGATTGAACTGTTGCGGCGGCGGCGCAGCCTGATTTTTTGGTGTATTTTCCCATTTTCGGTCTTATTCCTCAGTGGCTTTATTCTGGCAGAACGTGCCAAGCTGTCAATAGCTCAAGCTTTTGAGTTCGCCGCTCCTTCTACTTTAGTAGGTGCGGCGCTGTTTTTCAGTTGTTTAGGCGGTAGTGTGGCAACCGTGGTGTCAGAAAGAGAACAGCAAACGCTCAAACGCCTTTTCATCTCGCCTTTGAGCGGTACGTCCTATTTTTTAGGAATTTTCCTCGCCCATAGCTGCATCGGCATCGGTCAAGCGCTTTTAGTTTATACTATCGCTGCCTTTTGGAATGCCAGGTTTCAAGGTTCTTTGCTGTTGGGAAGTCTGATTATCTTACTAAGTATTATTTCCTATGTAGGTGTAGGATTTATTCTCGGTACGCAGTTCGCCCGTCGCACTGAGGATGTCAATGCTTTGGTAGCTGCGTTTGGAGTGCCTTTATTAATTTTGGGAGGTGCGTTTTTGCCTACTTCGCTATTTCCCCAGACGCTCCTAGACATAGCTAAATATAACCCAATTTATCATATGAATGTAGCGTTAGTCGGTGTATCTGCTAACGGCTATAGCCTGGATAAAATTGCCCCGCATTTTTGGTTTTTATGCGTGTTTGCTGTTTTCATGGTTGCAGGTGGATGGCTGTCTTATCGTCGAATGTTGAGCGTTGAAAGAAGACTTTGA
- a CDS encoding FAD-dependent oxidoreductase codes for MSQLSTSPQLPSISRRTLIKMFGVGAAAGLLGYSRFSKPQPTVFRQDNILLPPMLNQPKSVVVVGAGLAGLACAYELSQRGFTVTLLERSPQLGGKIASWPIQVGNETFMMEHGFHGFFPQYYNLKSIVEELDIAENFIDLKFYSVVYRDGNYKPEVFRPSNSAFPWNIVDLAVASPNRLRWGINLTKVGHWEVFRAITGFQTQKSFQRLDHLSVAQWVQKDFPDGLYDLYFLPFAKSSLNAPDKMSVGELMQFFHFYFFGNPEGLAFNGTKQDMGTSLVQPIAKAIERNGSKIIKGATVSEIQAQEGKINSLSYQQGDAGNEVPFWVKRNSTIANEQLEYFGAGDTVFAATPQGNEAISLSCTHQGCTVGLADDGKFHCPCHGAVFDSEGRVIKGPATRDLSRFKVVQRQEDQLQLVGANNNSPLQESVETVKADYYVFATDVPGVQQLFNRMNGDVEERVRSQVEKLAVADPFAVCRFWFDRDFEWEHSNFASLSGYQLTDSICLYHRIQDQFIEWTKETGGSVVELHAYAYKEKDFPTQQVLLTTFEQELYEIVPELKAANMLHRELVNQKNFSGYPPNSYADRPETSTAIPNLLFAGDWVKMPFPSGLMERAISSGLLAANEILHREGLQRRPLLTVNPEGVLQI; via the coding sequence ATGAGTCAATTATCCACTTCCCCACAATTGCCGTCCATCTCCCGCCGCACGCTGATCAAAATGTTCGGTGTCGGTGCTGCTGCTGGATTACTGGGATATTCTCGCTTCTCCAAACCCCAGCCAACTGTTTTTCGGCAAGATAACATTTTGTTGCCACCAATGCTGAACCAGCCAAAGAGCGTTGTGGTAGTGGGGGCTGGCTTGGCTGGGTTAGCCTGTGCCTATGAACTGAGCCAGCGTGGTTTTACTGTAACGCTTTTAGAGCGATCGCCTCAACTTGGAGGCAAAATCGCCAGCTGGCCAATCCAGGTGGGGAACGAAACTTTTATGATGGAGCATGGCTTCCACGGGTTTTTTCCTCAGTATTACAACCTCAAGAGCATAGTAGAAGAACTCGACATCGCTGAGAATTTCATCGATTTAAAGTTCTACTCGGTTGTTTATCGGGATGGCAATTACAAGCCAGAAGTCTTCCGCCCCAGCAATTCAGCTTTTCCCTGGAATATTGTAGATTTAGCTGTAGCATCCCCCAACCGACTGCGCTGGGGGATTAATTTAACCAAAGTTGGACATTGGGAAGTTTTCCGGGCAATTACGGGATTTCAAACTCAAAAAAGTTTCCAACGTTTAGATCATTTATCTGTTGCCCAATGGGTGCAAAAAGATTTCCCAGATGGGTTGTATGACTTATATTTTCTCCCCTTTGCGAAATCAAGCTTAAATGCACCAGATAAAATGAGTGTGGGAGAATTAATGCAGTTTTTCCACTTCTACTTTTTTGGCAATCCAGAAGGTTTAGCTTTCAACGGCACCAAACAGGATATGGGAACTTCGCTAGTACAACCAATTGCTAAGGCAATTGAACGCAACGGTAGCAAGATTATTAAAGGTGCAACAGTTAGCGAAATTCAGGCACAAGAAGGCAAAATAAATTCCCTCAGCTATCAACAGGGAGATGCTGGAAATGAGGTGCCATTTTGGGTAAAGCGAAATTCTACTATTGCCAACGAGCAACTAGAATATTTTGGTGCAGGAGATACTGTTTTTGCGGCGACACCACAGGGGAATGAAGCAATTTCCCTTAGTTGTACTCACCAAGGCTGTACAGTAGGACTGGCAGATGATGGTAAATTTCACTGCCCTTGTCACGGCGCAGTTTTTGACAGTGAAGGTAGAGTAATAAAAGGGCCTGCAACTAGAGATTTATCACGCTTTAAAGTAGTGCAACGTCAGGAAGATCAGCTGCAACTCGTAGGAGCAAATAATAACTCGCCCCTACAGGAATCAGTGGAGACAGTAAAGGCGGATTACTACGTATTTGCTACCGATGTACCGGGCGTGCAACAATTGTTTAATAGAATGAATGGGGATGTCGAGGAAAGAGTGCGATCGCAAGTTGAAAAATTAGCGGTAGCAGATCCCTTTGCCGTTTGTCGCTTCTGGTTTGACCGCGATTTTGAATGGGAACACAGCAACTTTGCTTCTCTCTCCGGCTATCAACTAACTGACAGCATTTGCCTTTACCACCGGATTCAGGATCAATTTATTGAGTGGACAAAAGAAACTGGCGGTAGTGTTGTTGAATTACACGCTTACGCCTACAAAGAAAAAGATTTTCCTACTCAACAAGTGTTACTTACGACTTTTGAACAGGAACTCTATGAAATTGTCCCAGAACTCAAAGCGGCCAATATGTTACACCGGGAACTGGTGAACCAAAAGAACTTCTCAGGGTACCCACCCAATAGTTACGCAGATAGACCAGAGACTAGCACAGCTATTCCTAACTTATTATTTGCTGGTGACTGGGTGAAAATGCCGTTCCCGTCTGGCTTAATGGAACGGGCAATTAGTAGCGGTTTGTTGGCAGCAAATGAAATTTTACACCGCGAAGGATTGCAAAGGCGACCATTGCTGACGGTGAATCCAGAAGGCGTGTTGCAGATATGA
- a CDS encoding aromatic ring-hydroxylating oxygenase subunit alpha: MQSSSITTQHQNIRQIGINLNYWYVVARSTEVKNQPLSVVLWNQPTVIYRDSTGKIHALEDRCPHRQVKLSHGKVIGDELECAYHGWRFNEAGECAAVPYLAANQKLPSCQIRRYPVQELDGFIWLFPGDRTDVETQSFTSIKPLCVPEWDHLNYIATVSVIKCNAHYSYLIENLMDMYHGHLHQDWQAWTDAVLEDINEEVNRVDAHYQAQSYYKIDKIWSISQLFFPALRRLHPEPLDVSYIYPHWVSTLGKDFKIYCLLCPVNETTTRAYLIHFTSLNAFWRLHKLPVAFRRFVKNSLFGSAQKLLDGLVLEDVQMIEEEQQAYLNNPERRGYELNRALVSVQRLMKNQAEQE; this comes from the coding sequence ATGCAATCTTCTTCTATAACTACCCAACATCAGAACATTCGCCAGATAGGAATCAACCTTAATTACTGGTATGTAGTTGCACGCAGCACCGAAGTAAAAAACCAGCCGCTGAGTGTCGTTCTCTGGAATCAACCAACCGTAATTTATAGAGATAGCACAGGCAAAATTCACGCCTTAGAAGACCGCTGCCCTCATCGTCAAGTTAAACTTAGTCATGGTAAAGTTATTGGCGACGAATTGGAATGTGCTTATCACGGCTGGCGTTTTAATGAGGCGGGTGAATGTGCAGCAGTTCCCTATTTAGCAGCTAATCAAAAATTACCAAGTTGCCAAATTCGCCGCTATCCTGTGCAAGAATTGGACGGTTTTATCTGGCTTTTTCCTGGGGATCGCACCGATGTAGAAACGCAAAGTTTCACGTCTATAAAACCTCTTTGCGTTCCTGAATGGGATCATCTCAACTATATTGCTACTGTTTCAGTTATTAAGTGTAATGCCCATTACTCGTATTTAATTGAAAACCTGATGGATATGTACCACGGACATTTACATCAGGATTGGCAAGCTTGGACTGATGCAGTGCTTGAAGATATTAACGAAGAAGTTAATCGTGTAGATGCTCATTATCAAGCTCAGAGTTATTACAAAATAGACAAGATTTGGTCTATTTCTCAGTTGTTTTTCCCAGCATTGCGTCGCTTACACCCAGAACCGTTGGATGTAAGTTATATCTATCCGCACTGGGTTTCAACATTAGGCAAGGATTTCAAAATTTACTGTCTACTTTGCCCGGTGAATGAAACGACAACTCGTGCTTATCTCATTCATTTTACATCATTAAATGCCTTTTGGCGGTTGCATAAATTGCCAGTAGCATTTCGCCGTTTTGTGAAAAATAGTTTGTTTGGTTCTGCTCAAAAATTACTCGATGGATTAGTCCTTGAAGATGTACAAATGATTGAGGAAGAACAACAGGCGTATTTAAATAATCCAGAACGACGGGGTTATGAATTAAATCGAGCATTGGTAAGCGTACAACGACTAATGAAAAATCAAGCAGAACAAGAGTAA